Genomic segment of Chelmon rostratus isolate fCheRos1 chromosome 2, fCheRos1.pri, whole genome shotgun sequence:
GGCATGAATTATTCATCTGTAAATGGCACTTCAACTGTAACTGGGAATCAGCGGGACACCTTCACCACAGCTGTGACCAAGAATGTGATCGTCACAGCCCTCTGCATCTCCATTAACTACATCAATGGTACTCTGGTCCACACATTCAGAAAGCACCAggtctgtttttacagtttatatGTGCAAGTTGAAAATGGGAATTAGGACTCTGCAGAAGAATTTAAACATGCTAAATGTCCGTCTTAACTTTAAACAAACAGGTGTTAGATTTTGAGATTGATGTTCATTGTTTCGCAGCTTTAatcagctaaaaataaacattagaAAACAGATAAGATATACAGGACTAAAAGATGCACTGTGTCCTATCTAAATATTTAGGATAATATCAGGTTAAAAAAGAAGCAATGATTTTATCAACCTGAAACAAAGGATTACTATAAAAGCAATTAAGACTAAATGATActccacactgaaaacacatgtgtgtgtgtgcttaagtAAAAGTTGTGATATCACAGTGTGGAAATACTGTTACATGCAAAAGTCTGTTGAGAacaggaataaaacagaatgtgataacttactgatcctttttgacatctactcaactgaaaacagcacaaagtcaatgtatttaatgtttgagctcatcagcttcattgatttttgtaaatatctgcttattctgaatctgatgcagcaacacgtttcaaaccagttgtgacaggagcaacaaaagactgagaaagatgtggaacgctccaaaaacacctgtttggatcattccacaggtaaacaggctgattggtaacaggtgataggatcatgattgaaaggctcagtggttcacagcgaggatggagcgaggttcaacactttgtgaacacatgattggataaagagattaatacctggactcaggaagaACGTTGTAGGTTGTTGCAAAATATACCTCAAGTGCCAGAAGTAAAAATTCTCACTGTACAGACTGAcccattttaaaataatatacaTTGAATTGCTGACTGAtgattactgatgcattaatgtgttcattactttaatgttgcagctgataGTGGTGGACCTCATTTTACTTAATTTGTATACTGCTGAATGTTTTACTACATTATAATACATACTAATTTCTGAGTTTATTATATGTTGTACTAAAAATCTCAATCTGGTAACTATGTCGAAAGTAGTGGagcaaaatgtacaataatGTCAGTACTCAAGTTCAGTACAAGTAACTCAAAACTCAACTGAACTATAGCACTTCTGTAAATGTACCGAGTGTCATTCCACCACTGTACCATGACAATATTAATCTGATTTGGGTCCTTGCTTCTACTGTTTATTCATTCTCTATTTTTATGCATAATTCAGTCACATGCATGgaatatcttgtgcaatataacatttttttctttacatacTAAACCTATAGCGACATTTATTTCTACTGTGGAATAGGacaaaaaaatgtacttaattttTCCATGCCTTACCCGTGCAGCAATTCAAAAAATTtggcaatattatttttttatagtCCTTTTATATAAAATACAGATATATAGTCGatttttagtttgtattttttattctcttctatGGTTCCTTTATTATTCCTGCTACTATtgcttgctgtctgtaacactcTAATTTCCCctgcaggggattaataaagttatatcCTTTTTCATATTCAGTGTAAATATGTCTTTAAATCTGTTACTGTCTTGCTCATCAGAGGCGGTACttttatttacagaaaacatCTAAAGGGAAGGTAGCTTTTATTAATTTGCTATAATCATGAGTGAGTAGTTCAGTTACGACGTTGTGAGTTAATTATAGCAGTCTCCATGCTCTGCTTTGGCTGTCATGTGATGGCCTTTGTTGCTCTTTGACTGGAACAGAAGCAACAACGTGAAAAGAAAGTTAAAGAAATGGAGAAAGCAATTAAAGTTATAATCAACTAAATCATGTCCAATACTAACACAACTCTATTAATATGacttttctcctcctttagATCTTCAGATCAAACCCTCGTTACATTCTGTTCATCCACCTGGTGATAAATGACATGATGCAGCTGCTCCTGACAACACTTCTCCACATCATCAGCTACGCCCTTCACACAATCAATGTATCTGTCTGCCTCATCCTGctcatcatcaccatcctcaCCACCCTAAACACCCCACTGAATCTGGCTGGCATGGCAGTCGAGTGCTACATCGCCATCTGCATCCCCCTCCGTCACGGGCAGATGTGTACCGTCAAGAGAACCTATATCCTGATTGGCTTGATCTGGGTTGCGAACGCGTTCTCTACCCTCCCAGATCTCTTCATCCTCCTGGCCACAGAGCCGCTGCAGTTTTTTCACTCCAACTTGTTTTGTGCCAGAGATTACGTGTTCAGAAGCACTTACAGCCTGAAGAAGAGGAACGCTTCACACATTGTTTGTTTGGCCCTGGTCTGGCTCACACTCTGCTACACTTACTTCAGGATTATGTTCATTGCCAAGGAAGCAACTGCAGACATTAAGAAAGCCAGAAACACTATTCTCCTCCACGGTTTCCAGTTACTCTTATGTATGCTTACCTACGTTAGACACTTGTTTGAACAAGGTCTCCTCTACTTACTGCCCAAGCAGCACCTGGCAGTACGCT
This window contains:
- the LOC121612104 gene encoding odorant receptor 131-2-like, giving the protein MNYSSVNGTSTVTGNQRDTFTTAVTKNVIVTALCISINYINGTLVHTFRKHQIFRSNPRYILFIHLVINDMMQLLLTTLLHIISYALHTINVSVCLILLIITILTTLNTPLNLAGMAVECYIAICIPLRHGQMCTVKRTYILIGLIWVANAFSTLPDLFILLATEPLQFFHSNLFCARDYVFRSTYSLKKRNASHIVCLALVWLTLCYTYFRIMFIAKEATADIKKARNTILLHGFQLLLCMLTYVRHLFEQGLLYLLPKQHLAVRFASYIIVQILPRFVSPIVYGLRDQVFRRYVRRYLLCKVSIGNHPETATMSNMKPSMKPH